gactTCAGTCAATCAAATTCAGCCTAGATTTCTGATTATATAAAACATATATAATTAATTGTACAATGCCATGTATCGAAAGCAATTAAGGGTTATTCCCACTGACATTATTGGGTCAATTTTGTATTTTACAGGCCTAACCCACGAAAGCTTGTTAAGGCCTATTTGGTAAAAAATTTTGTTGGCTCTCCACCATAAATTGATAAAGTAAAGGATTAATCTTTATATACATgttagtgtatatactatcaccaTTAGATATATGACACTTGTgcataatttgaatttgaaatctaaaatttgcTCATGTGTCATCTATTCAActatgatagtgtatatactgatactgtatataaaatttactctaaaaTATAAAGTTAATCATTTTATTCTAAGCACCCTAATACAGTTTAGGGTAAAATCTAGAACTCCACTCAATGACTTACTAGTTGTTAAGTTTTCTGCAAGTATCGTACACATGATTAAAAAATCActattttgttcttatattttattttttctttcattatttttaaattttttatttcctttttagcgcctttagaatttttaaaaatgatttcttTATCCCCATCCCTTTCCTCCCCCATCATCCATCTCCACCACCCTTATCGCCTTGCCACTAGCTATCGTTGCTATCCCTCATCTTCTTCCTTCTCTTCTCTTGTTGGAACTAGACTTGGCCACCTGGGAAAGGCCAGCAAGAAGGGTGGGGAATGGAAGGGGTGGTAGGAAGGGGGCAAGAGTAGGGAAGAGGGGAGATAgagcaagaaaaggaagaggagAGAAGTGGTGCTGTGAAAGGAAAAAGGTCGTTATTGGGAGAGAAAGGAGGAGGAGTGAGTGGGAAGGGAGGCTAGTGGGCATGGTGGTACAGGATAGGGTAGCGGTGGTGAAGGAAGAGGGTGGTGGAGAAAagtaaaaggaaaacaaggaataaagaaaagggaataaaattatggaaatagattttttttcctgaaaaaaaggaaagaaaacattaagactaaaataaaatataatttggtAAATAAATGAGGGTATGACCTGTCACTTGTGACATAGCAAGTCATAAATCACCATTCCACGTCAATTTGAATCACAAGGGAATTTTCTAGGTATTTTTGAATGATAAGGGGCATTCCTGACTTTCAGCGATAACACGAGGGTTTTCTAGATTTTACCTTATGAATTATTACTctgttcaaattattttttccaGAGTCTAAGTACTGGCTTAAGTATTGGAAGCTCCCTCAGGATTGTTTATTTAGGTTTATACTATGTTTTGGACTCCTGTTTCAAGGTATATTCTTTGAAGTTAATATATTCTCAAGAAACTGAACATTAACACTCTATCTAGACAAAGAGCTCTAACTATTATCTATTGCCTACTCTAACGAGAATATATCTATCATTTCAAAAATGCTCAAGTTTTAGCATCAACATTTGGCGCCGTCTCTTGGAAATGATTATGTAGCAACACCTAGCCCTTATCATACCAATCGTAATAATCCCCTCAAAGATAACTTTAGTGCATCTCAATGTTTTCTCAAACCGCTTAGAACGACGTGCTGACCGGCTGGGGGCAAGCAAGAGTGGATTCAGGTCCTCAAGGCCAAGGCATGGACGCTAAGATACATAGGTTTAGGTAGAAAATTGAGGTGCTCATGACATGATTGTTAATCAACGAATTCAGAATCAAAGAGAGCAGTTTTGGAACAGTAGAAGGGAAAGCTCCTATGGGACTAAGCAGTAAAGGCAGAATACCAATGGGAGAGTGAAATCTTCAAATGGGAAGCCTTCCTTGCCAAGTCAACAATGCGAGGAACAAGATGCATTTCACATGGGTCTGCCCAGCGTGAATCAAGTAGGACTGCTGCCTCTTGTCCTCGTCAGAGATCTATAGAGGATGTTGATTCTGCAGCTCGAGAATATCCGAGGAATTCTGTCATAATGCCGGTCAAGAGGAGGATCTCAATATAGAACTGGATGAACTACAAAGTTCGAGTGGACAAGATAGACGATAATGGAAGGGGACAAAGTACGTTACTAGTACTCCATGCATTTCATGGATGAAATCATTTGAAGCCTCTCCCAAGACACTGGCAGACTCCTCACTTTCATGCCTATGGTGGTACCACAAATCCATCGGAACATTTGGATACATGAAGCAGATGTGCCTCTAAAGGGTAACAAATGCTATCCTTTGTCCAGACCTCAGGCCCATTGCAAGGTACAGCTTCCAATTGACTTCGTGAGTATAAAAAGGGTGGGATTAAAAGCTTTAATTAGTAAGCTGATTTTTTCTCACCAAGTTGGTAACAGAAGACATATTCAGAGGACATATTCTCACTTGAAAGAATTGAAGTAGAACAAGGAATAGACCCTTCAAGACTATATTGATAAATTCAAGCGTGAAACCATAAGACTGCTGGAACCATTGAGCATATGCTGATTGTCAGGATGCAAAAGCGGAATATGCAACTAGTGAGATATCAAGTACACAATAATTTAATAACAAACAAGTCACAAACATGAAAGATAAATGATACataatatttaacgtggtttgGTTTTACCATTAAGCCTATATCCACGGAGAGAAATCCGttttttattatgagaggaaaatcccatacaagaatacaacttgaacccaaacccaatccttgtataccatctctcatctctcaAGAACACTCTCTCACCACCCATGTATAAGGTTATATGTCACCTCTTGTGTGCCCTTGTGTGTCTCTCGTGTAGTATGTCAATCCACttatttatagagaacattatttgaccaaaattcaaataacaataggaaaccaattctaattcctaaacttgtacagaataggaaataacttctaattctaaataaaataggaaattccttaactactatttcaagtaaccaaaatcaattaggtAACTAGTTACTTtcacacaaaacaagaaatctgCATAAAAGAAATAAAGTCAATTTCCTAGCACAGATTATGACCTTTGAGTATGGAATCAAGGTAGAAAAGTTCTCTAAAAGATAAATTAGAAGGCTCCTAAAGATCTCAATGAACTCTTCTACAGAGCTGAAGAACACATGGAAGCAAATGAtcaagagagaaagaaaagtgaAATGATAAGGAACGGTGACAAGAAGAGAAAGAATGGCGGACCCTCTGAAGTCGAGAGTTCTCAAAAAAGGATTAAGGCAAAATATAGGCTCTCTATCGCAGTGTCTCACCCTTCAAGCTTTGATCCTCCTAAGGTTTCTACTCTCTTAATGCTACTCCATCTCCAATTCTTGCTGTCACTGAGTGTTGGGGAAAATCGGGTAATTTTCCACTCAAGAATATAACTAGTGATTAAACCGATTCAGTAATTCCCAGGAAAGATCGTCGAAACAATCTCCTTAGACAGAATTACCATTCCAAATAAATCCCAAGAAAGGCTGGAGGGATCACAAGCGGTCCCACTTAAAAACCAGTCTCCTAAACAGAATTTACGTGCACGATGTATTATCACAACTAGACCCGTGTATACATAAATATTACGTACACacaaataagaaaatacaccCAAATGAATCGTATAAACTACTACAAATAAACCCGACAAATATagacaaatatattgaatactatactacaatagaaaagaaactactaaataagtgcggaataaataaaagagataaggaAAGAACGCACCCGAAAATTTGATAACGGAGTTCGGCAAATTTTGCCTAATCTCCGAGCACCACTCAAGTAGCCTGCTTTTATAatttagaagaagaaaaattacaaaagaattacaaaatcctTTTTGGGTAATTCTTTTGTTTCTGGTACAATTGAATTGAGGAGAAGGAGTGCTTATTTATAGCTAACAATCACCTCTCTTTAAAGCCAAACCACTGATGTGAGATAAGAAAATTTTGCCAAACAAATCAACAATTGTTGGCTTGAGATAGTCAATAATGTTGGCTTTGAATTTAACAAATTtccaccttggcataatttCTAATCCCACCCAAAAATACAAATCTTCTCACCCAAAAATAACAAACGGTTCTTGTGGTGCTTCCAAATTTGTGCTCTCAGGCGCCAACTCAAATATGCAGGATATTGACCAAGTCTAAACAATGTTCAAATTTGGACCTTGTAATCACCTTGGTCAGCATATCTGCAGGATTCTCCGTAGTCCGAATCTTCTGGAGAAAAATCTCCTCTTCTTCGAGAATTTCCGGCACAAAGTGATAGCGAACATCAATGTGCTTCGTTCTTGCGTGAAAGACCTGGTTCTTTGTTAAGTAAATAGCACTCTGACTGTCACAAAACACGTTAATGTGTTTTTGACCAACTCCCAAGTCTTTAAGCAATCCTTGAAGCCAAATTGCCTCCTTCACAGCTTCTGTAATCGCCATATACTCTGCCTCCGTTGTAGACAAAGTCACTGTTGACTGTAAAGTAGACTTCCAACTAACTGGTGCCTTAGCAAACGTGAACAAGTAGCCAGTTGTAGAGCGTCGCTTATCCAAATCACCTGCATAGTCAGAATCATAATATCCAACTACACATTGACCAAGTAATTTATCCTGCTCAAATACTAATCCAACATCTATGGTATTTTGGACATACAGTAGAATTCATTTCACAGCTTGCCAATGACCCTTGCCCggatcatgcataaacctgCTTACCACACTAACTGCCTGTGAAATGTCAGGTTTCGTACACACCATTGCATACATCAAGCTGCCAACTGCATTAGCATATGAGACTTTCGCCATGTATGCTCGCTCTTCATCTGTCTTTGGAGATAATAGGTTATTAAGTTTCAAATGAGGAGCAAGCGGAGTACTTACAGGTTTTGAATTTTCATTCATGCCAAAACGTTGTAGTACTTTCTTCAAATACTGCTTCTATGTCAGACAAAGCTTGCCTCTCGTTCTATCCCTGCTTATCTCCATTCTGAGAATCTTCTTGGCTTCTCCCAAATCTTTCATCTCGAACTCTTTACCCAACTGAGCTTTTATTTTGTCAATTTCAACTTGGCTCTTTGACGCTATCAACATATCATCAACGTACAAGAGTAAGTAGATGTAGGAATCATCTCGTAGCTTGCACAAATACACACAGTGATCATATTTGCTTCTTGTGTACTTCTGGCCCATCATGAATTGGTCAAATCGTTTGTACCATTGTCTCGGTGATTGTTTCAATCTGTACAACAATTTGCTCAGCTTACAAACCCAATTCTCTTTACCAGCAACTTTAAATCCATCTGACTGAGACATATAGATTTCCTCCTTCAAGTCACCGTGAAGGAACGCGGTCTTCACATCAAGTTGAGCTAACTCCAAATTCAACTGCGCTACCAAGACCAATAAAATTCTAATAGAGGAATGTTTAACAACTGGAGAAAATACCTCATTATAATCAACTTCTTCCTTCTGAGCGTAGCTTTTAGCCACTAATCTTGCCTTGTAATGAACATCATTCTTGTCAGGAAATCCTTCTTTCTTTGTAAATATCCATTTGCTTCCAATTGCCTTCTTACCTTTCGATAGTTGTGTCAACTTCCACGTCTTGTTCTTCTGAAGAgattgcatctcttcttccatagcATCTTTCTATCTATCATTTTCTGTACTTCGAACTGCTTCAGAAAATATGGATGGAATATCATCAACAACTGGAAGTGCATATGCCACCATGTCAACAAAACAAGCAGGTTTATGAATTTCTCGTCTTGCCCTTTTGACGACAATTGACTATTGTTGCTGTTGAGGTTCTTGGGTTGAAACCTCTTCCTTATCTAACTTCTCTTCTGTCATGGGAGAGTCACTGATGTTTGCTGTTGTTTACTGGACTACCATTATTTGCTTAAACTCCACTTGCTTCAGCGTACACTCCACCTGTTGCAGAGTACCACTGGTTCCATCTTGTGCTACCTTATTCAACAAGGCAGATTCATCAAAGGTAACATTCCTACTAATAATGGTTTTCTTTGCTTCTAGACACCACAATTAGTATCCCTTAATCCCAACATTAAAGCCCATAAAGAGAGCTTTCTTTGCACGTGAATCCAACTTTGATTCATTTACATGATAATATGCACTAGAACCAAAAATACACAAAGAATCATAATCTGTTGCAGGTTTTCCAAACCATACATCTAATGGAGTCTTGCCACCGATTGCAGATGATGGCAAATGATTAACGAGATGTTGAGCGTATGTCACAGCCTCAGCCCAAAACTTTCTGCCTAACCCAGCATTAGACAGCATGCAACGTATTTTCTCCACTAGTGTCTTGTTCATACGCCCTAACACCCCATTCTATTGCGGTGTTTTTCTAACTGTAAAGTGCCGAACTATGCCACATTCTTGGCATATCTTCTGGAAAGGGTCACTCTTGTATTCTCCACCATTGTCTGTTCGGAGGATCTTGATCTTTCTTCCCGTTTGGTTTTCAACCTGAGCTTTCCATTGAAGGAAAATCCCTAGCACCTCATCCTTGCTCTTCATAGTAAACACCCAAACTCTtctggaaaaatcatcaataaaagtgaCAAAATAGTACCTGCCACCGAGGGATGGAATTTTTGCAGGTCCCCACACATCTGAGTGCACataatccaaaatacccttggtaTTATGGATACCAGTGCCAAATTtcacttttctttgtttttccagAACACAATGctcacaaaattctaatttgcaAACTTTCGTACCTTTCAATAATCCTTATTTGGTAAGATTTTGCAAGGATTTTTCACCAGCATGTCCCAATCGCATGTGCCACAACTTTGTTGCGTCTGCATCCTTCTTGCTACCGGAAGATGTTGCTGCTGCTACTGTCCCAACAACTGTACTATCTTGGTAGTAATACAGATTATTCTTCCTTACACCTTTCAACATCACAAGTGCTCCTGAAGTTACTTTAACAATTCCATCTCGCATCTTTACTTCCAGGCCTTTTGACTCCAAAAGtcccaaagagatgagattcCTCTTCAAATTCGGCACGTACTGAACATCCTTCAAGATTCTGATGGATCCATCATGATTATGCACCTTGATTGAACCTATCCCACATGTTTTACATGGATTGTCATTTCCCATGTACACAACTCCACCATCAAATTCTTCAAATTCAAAGAACCACTCCCGCATGGGAGACATATGGTAGGTACAAGTTGAATCCAAAATCCACTCATCTGGATGGGATGTTAAAGGTGATACCGTCaaagaaaaatctgatttcGCATCACTTTTGCATTCTACAACATTTACGTCTTGCGGagctttccctttcttcttcaactttgGACAGTCTTTCTTCCAGTGCCCTTTCTCGCGACAGAAAGCACACTCATCTTTGGCAACTCTACTTTTCGATTTGGACTTCCCTCTTCTCTCCTTTGATTGGCTTTGTTGACGACCTCTTGCCACTAACGCTTCATCTGCTGTAGCTATTTTATTCTGTATTTTATCCTATTTTCTCAATTCATGACTATATAAAGCAGAACATACAGCATCTAAAaacatatttttcttttcatgaaatAATGTAGTTTCCAAATGTTCAAATTCATCAGGAAGCGACGACAACAACATCAAAGCCAaatcttcatcttcaaaatTTACATCTAAATTTAACAGGTCTGCTACTAACTGATTAAACATAGTGATGTGTTCATTAATAGTAGAACCTGGTTGGTAATCGAATCAGAACAATCTTTTTTTCGTTATGAGTTTATTCTGACCACTCTTCTTCAAAAATTTCTCCTCCAATGCCCTCCACAATTTCCATGCAAAAGTCTCGTTCTTGAAAGCATACTTTTGCTCTCTAGACAAACACGATCGAATAGTTCCGCATGCAACCGATTTATGGTACTCCACTCCTTCTCTTCTATGTTATCtggttttttttcttcaatagCAATGTCAAGACCCTATTGAAAAAGGGAATCCATGACCTCGCCTTGCCACATGCCAAAATGGCCAGTACCGTCAAATGTCTCCACCGCCACCTTCAAACTTGACATTGGAATCCTAGACCATGTGGACGAGGAAGCTGATGCCCTAGATATAATTCTTGACATGGAATTGTCTGATGCCATTACAGACTCAAATAATAGTATTCAATATAAATAATTACAAACAGGTCAAAGGACGGACctttggctctgataccacttgttggggAAAATCGGGTAATTTTCCACTCAAGAATACAACTAGTGATTAAACCGATTCAATAATTCCCAGGAAATATTGTCGAAACAATCTCCTTAGACATAATTACCATTCCAAGTAAATTCCCAGAAAAGACTGGAGGGGTCACAAGCGGTTCTACTTAAAACCCAGTCTCCTAGACAGAATTTACGTGCACGGTATATTATCATAATTAGACCCGTGTATACATAAATATTACGTACACACGAATAAGAAAATACACCCAAATGAATCGTAtaaaacactacaaataaacccgacaaatatattgaatactatactacaatagaaaagaaactactaaataagtgcggaataaataaaatagataaGGAAAGAACGCACCCGAAAAATTGATAACGAAGTTCGGCAAATTTTGCCTAATCTCCGAGCACCACTCAAGCAGCCTGCTCTTATAATTTAGGAgaagaaaaattacaaaagaattacaaaattcTTTTTGggtaattcttttgtttttagtACAATTGAATTGAGGAGAAGGAGTGCTTATTTATAGCTAACAATCACCTCCCTTCAAAGCCAAACCACCAATGTGGGATAAGAAAATTTTGCCAAACAAATCAACAATTGTTGACTTGAGATAGTTAATAATGTTGGCTTTGAATTCAAATGTTGGCTTTGAATTCAACACTGAGAAGAACATTATTTAAGATGGCGGTGACCATTGAAATTCAATAATACTGCAACTGAAACGTTTAGACTTAGTACCCTTCTCCTGATCATGTTCCAAACCTTGCCTTTTCCTGGTAACCAAATCATTGGTTTTTCTTAAGGAAATAATATCACATCTGAAATTGTCAAACCTGTTTAGCTCCTCCTCCTGATCATGTTCCAAGCAGGTCTTACGGTTTCTTTGAATCGACGATTTCTACATGTACACAAAGTCAATAGTAAAAGTAAATCGCCTCAAGAGTTTCAGGGTGAAACTCACAAGAATGAGTTAATTTTACTTACTTTAATTATtataaaaagtaataaaagacaaattCAAAAGACAGATTTTTCACTATCTAAGAAGCAAATTAAACAATCAAATCACGAAAATAGATTGGAGAAAACATTTGGCAAGGAACTAGGGTTTGCCAAATTTTGTTCCAAAgcttgaattaattatttagatATTTTTTTAACATGCCAAGAATGTATCACACAAAggtattttaaattatttctcGATGTATCTAAATTGTGCGCAATTAAATCTCATGCCTCTTTCAAGATTACAAGTATTCAATTGAACCCTTTAGAATCTTAGGTGATTTTGATTACGTCGTATGAATTCTAAATTACTCTCATACTTAGGTTAAGTATCTTTATCTATCTAGTGTCTGGTTGTATATCTCTTCTTAGTTCATAGAAACGCTAAAACATGTCTATGATAATCAAGCATAAATATGGAATAAATTCAAGATAGATAAATCAAGGTAAAAGTCAAGAATTCAACTAAAATAATTAATCAATACTCCTTTACAAAGCCCTAACCCTAGAAATAAATTAGTTCAACATAGCCATAAATAACAACAACAATTCAAGAAATAATACAAGTTTGAAAAGAGCAAGTTATCTCGATAGTCAATAAACTTTTCGAATAATCAAATTTTGACCATTCAACTATTAATAGTATGTTTTTAGCCACTAAACTATTAAAAGTGTAAATTTTTCACCATTCCATCTCATTTTGCCATTAACTCTACCAAATTTAACTATTAATAATATGTCTCGTAAATTGTGCATACTCTTAGATCTAACAAAATTAACGGTGgtttaaaaaaacaaaattaacggtGAATTAGACGAAATGACCCAAAATTTACAGTTTTGATAATTTAATGGGTAAAAATATACCACTAATAATTGAGTGGTCACATCTTGACTATTGAAAATGTTTAGGAACTACCAGGATAACTTGCTCGTTTGAAAATAAAGAGTAAAAAAACTTCTCAATTTTGCCGCTTTAATCTCCATCTTGATCCCTTCTTGATTCTTGCCCGTCTTGATTTTGATATCTCAAGAAGAAGTTGTAACGGTATGAACTAAAGTTTGCCAAATGTTTTCTCCCTCTAAAAAAATCTTAAGAAACCTCCATTTATAGCTTCCTAAACCTATAGTTGAAATATGGTAGGATGAAGTCTTGAAAAGTTCCCAAAAATCGAGTCTGAGGACATTTCCACCAATGTCCAGCCCCTATCATTATCTGATATAAAATAGTGAAAAACTCCAAAAGATGTCTAGCTCGAAGTCCGACACAAACTTCGAGCCCAAACATTGTTTGACAATGATGCAATTCTTTGGTTTTTCTGTCCATTTCCTAATTCAATCACTTAATTTTACCTATAAAAACCAATAAATGCTAAAATTAGGCAATTTATATTAAAATTAAGTGCAAATATCATAATTAATTGACAATTTACACTTGTAAAAGTACTTAAATTCACACCCTATCAAACTCCCCCCATACTTAGCTCGTGTTTGTCTCCAAACACAAGAATCGAAAACAACTTTAAGATAAATAGTGGACATATTTCAGGACTATTATTGTTAAAGCAAAATCTTTGCTAAAATCTTTCCCTGATCAAGTGAGGAGATTGGTATTTGTTAGGGTGGTATACCATATCTGAAAGGCTAGAAACCAAGCTTTATTCAAACACATGCCTATGAAAGAAGAAGACATTGTACATGAAGTGCTAACTACTGTAAGAGATGTAGTGGCGAGTTGGGGAAAATTTCTAGTAAATAAGGCAAGCTGGGATTTGGCTATAGAGTTAGGGCTACTTCTTACTTGTTTTAATTGACTAATATTGTATAGCATAGAGAACTATTGAtgtagtcgtgttttaattgaCTAATATTGTATAGCATAGAGAACTATTGATGTAGTAGAAATTCTACATTCCTTGTACAAGCTTACTTTCCTTATCAATAAAATGATCTgttttgctaaaaaaaatgtGACATTACAAAGCAAGTGGGCAAGTATTAACTGTACATAATGTAAACCAAAGAGATACTACTCTAGGTAGCTTCTAGTATTATCAAATCATTCAAGTCCCGCTAACCAAACTAGgtatataaaatatttaacaCCCAATTCCCACAAAGGAGCCAATCATTAATAAAAGTCtcaaatgtatttatataagcACAAGGATTCATAGGTAACACTtcccatttttttcctttccattccttgttttttctcttttttctttcaaattctTCCACACTTAaatgttttttgaattttaacaagAGGGTATACTTAATCTGTAGCCGTTCAAGTCTTTTGACATGAACTCCGACATCTCCCAAATGAAGGAGCCAGTTTATTCAACTACACCACTTAGAAATCACATACTCATAGCCACCGTTGTTGTTCAGCACAAAAGTCAACATCTTCTCAACAAAAAATCCCAATTACTAGGTGACGAGCGtggggtatacatatacaattaactCATCCATagtcaagttttatatttataacatCCTAAATACCTCATACACGACttttctgcaagtatacaggtcgtgAGCGAGTATATGGTATTAAGCGTTGATCCCACACAGAAGATTTTCAATTACTGTTGATTTTcaaactcttttattatttagactataagcatgaagtaaaagtaataaaattaacaCTAGAAAACTTCTAtaggtatggaattccttactactctcgCTAATGAGATTATCGGTTAAATGAATTATCTTGAATAGTTATAGCTTAATTTCCTAatatatgtgaaacctactctcgtagtgaatcaaccaTACTTATAACTAAACCATGCCTACActcgtggttatgaattaactacaaattaatttcttctatgaaattacataaaaCAAGTCCAATGTTTAATAGTCTTAAGAAGCTAAATAAACCTCCAATAAACTAAAATTAGAATAATATAATCAAAGCCCtgaaattccaagaaaatagaaaagtttgactaatttttaaaaattcatctTACATCCAAAAAACATGAAAATGTAATTGATGATAGCCCATAACAAGACAAACAAAGTAATATTTTTAGTTTTCCAAAATTCTAAATATTTTGggagaaaagttgaaaatattaaactacCGTGAATACTGACAGTCAAATCTTTGACCGAGGATTGCCGACAACTCTGACAACCAAATACCATGAATTCGATGAGGAGGTGCTTGAGGTCATGGGCGATCAGATGGTGAGGCACATGCACAGTGCCAGTGCTCCGGTGATGTTAATTGAACCTCTAAATTTTGGTGTTTTTGGAGGAAATAGAAGGAACAAAGAGACGAGAAGGggataaataaaatgaagaagaaagtgtCTTTCTTGTtataaaattgaagaaaattagaAGTAATGTTATAAGACTAAAGACAATAAATGGAAGGAATGGAgaattttgtattttcttgaatgagtaTCTGAGTAATAAGTTTCTTAGAAAAACTTTTTAGAGAATTATAGAGAGAGAATGAATTCTAGGTTGCAAGGGATTGAAGGGATCCTATCTAATGATATAATGcccctctatttataggagaaaTGAAcgcgtttttcttttcttaatttgtgctggatggtttgaataaatAGAAATGAGGGAAAGCTACTTATTTGTTTGAATAGGCAGAAGTTAGGTATAGCTGCTAACGGTGGAACTTTGAAGAAAACTTGGACATCCATGATGTCATCCCTAATGTCATTTGCTGCAAGACATCAGAGATGACATTTGTTGCATGacactcccccttggatgtcAAGTATACACGaagaatatgcctcgttaaaaccttactaAGGAAAAACCCAGTGGATAAAAATcttagtgaaggaaaaagagtacactattcttgtgtattaatttctccTCCTGATTTGGACATTACTTGAGGTCAGCCAATCGATGCATTCCAATCTTTCTCACCAACTTCTCAAATGTTGAAGTAGGTAATGCCTTGGTAAATAAATCTGCCAGATTATCATCTGATCGAATTTGTTGCACATCAATTTCACCATTCTTCTGTAACTCATGAGTAaagaagaattttggtgaaatatgtTTCATCCTATCTCCTTTGATATATCCTTCTTTTAATTGTGCTATACATGCAGCTTTGTCTTCATATAATATCGTCTGAGTATTTTTGTTCTCAGGTAATAACTCACAATTCTTTCGAATGTAATGAGTCATTGATCTTAGCCATACACATTCTCGACTTGCCTCATGAATTGCCAGTATTTCAGCATTATTTGAAGAAGTAGCAGCTATTGATTGTTTTGTAGATCTCCATGAGATAGCTGTGTTACCCCATGTGAATAGATAACCTGTCTGTGATCTTGCTTTATGCGGGTCAGATAAATACCTAGCATCAGCATAATGAAGCAATTCAGGTCGAGATGTCTTTGAATAAAATAGACCAAGATCAGTTGTTCATTGGAGATAGCGAAGAATATGTTTAATCTCATTCCAATGTCGCCTTGTAGGAGATGAGCAGAACCTTGCTAATAGATTTACAGCAAATGAAATGTCTGGTCTTATACAATTAACAAGATACATTAGTACACC
The genomic region above belongs to Coffea arabica cultivar ET-39 chromosome 7c, Coffea Arabica ET-39 HiFi, whole genome shotgun sequence and contains:
- the LOC140010617 gene encoding uncharacterized mitochondrial protein AtMg00710-like, whose protein sequence is MNKTLVEKIRCMLSNAGLGRKFWAEAVTYAQHLVNHLPSSAIGGKTPLDVWFGKPATDYDSLCIFGSSAYYHVNESKLDSRAKKALFMGFNVGIKGY